In the genome of Bacteroides mediterraneensis, the window TAGATAAGCAATAACGATAGTAGGCATAATAGCTATCTATAATCACAAATAATAATCAATTTAACAATAAATAAAAACAGTATTTGAGCCTAAAAACTCTTATGCTGTTTTTCTTTTATAGAGCTACTACATTTTAAGGAAATATCCAGATTATAAACCCCAATAAATAAAATGTTGTAGCATATCTAAAATAGAGAAATAAGGGAAAAGTCAAACAATTACAGAAGAAAGCAATATAATATAACTATAAACCCTTAAATATCTTTAGTTCCCAACCCCAATTATAAAGTAGCAAACTTGTACTTCATCTATGATATAGCTATATTTGTACAAGTTTAAGTGTTTCACTATTGTTTCACATAAACTTACAATAGAGATTATTAATTTAGTGATTCATAGCCTTTTAACAGGGAAACAAGAAATAGACTCATAATCTGGAGGTCCCAGGTTCAAGCCCTGGCTGGTCCACGAAGAATAACAGGAGGCCGTCTCAAAATAAACCTTGAGATGGCCTCTGTCGTTTCATATCAGATTGAAGTCGTTTGGATTTTTCCTCAAAAAGGAATTTACAAGTTTCCTTCTACAGATTTCACGTTTTACACCGTTTTTCCCTCGTCAGAAGCCTCCTAAGAGGCTACTTTTGCAAGATTATGCGCTATGGCCAGCAGGCCAAACTCAATTTCCACCTTTTTCAGCCCACGAAGATGGAACCTCTTGAAGTGCTTGTTGTTCTTGAGGTTTCCAAATACGGCTTCCACATCCTGCGGCCGCTGGCTCCGGTATTTAAGACCTTCCTCGGAGAGGAGTTTCTCACGTTCCCTTTCCTTGATTTTTCTCAGCCGATGATTCACTTGCACAATCCTTTCCGACCGGCTTCTGTGACACCGGCATCTTAACGGGCAGCCCTTGCAGTTCCGTGCCCTGTACCTTGAGACGGTCTGTACAAAACCGTTGTCTGTCGTCCGCTTTACATCGGAGAGTCTTTCCATCCTCTGTCCCATCGGACAGTACATCCCGTCGGTTTCTTCATTATAGTAGAAGTTGGCGGACAGGAACGGGTCATTCCTGAAGCTCCTTTTCTGTTCCTTATGGAAATAGTTGTACTTTATGAAGGTTTCAATGCCATGCCTGAAGGCGTACAGGTAGTTCTCCTCGCTTCCGTACCCGGCGTCACAGACGGACACGTCAGGATATCTGCCGTACAGGGAATGGAAGTCTTCCATGTGCAGGGGATAGGTGGAGGTGTCACCGGCACACTGGTGGAGGGTATAGTTCAGGATGAACTGTCTGTTGGTACTGACCTGCGGGTTGTATCCGGGCTTGAGCTGCCCGTTCCTCATGTGGTCCTCCTTCATCCGCATGAACGTGGCGTCGGGGTCTGTCTTGGAGTAGCTGTTGCGCCCGTCGAGAATCTTTCCCTGGGATTCGTATTTCTTCAGCTGTTCGGGCCATGCCTTCCTCACGCGCCGGACCTTGGCCTTCACTTTCCGGTCCGCATCCGTTCCCTCCAGAGCTTCATGTATCTGTTCCAGCGCCCTTTCCACCTTCTCGGGGGTGATGTCCTGGTAAGTGACGGGAGCGGAGTCGCGCAGCTCCTGCTTGGTGACGGACTCGGCGTACCGCCATATCTCCT includes:
- a CDS encoding IS1182 family transposase, encoding MFKNYTSNDNLLLPPCLGDFIPQNDPVRVVHRIIEQISLEELYRKYSVKGCPAYHPRMMLQILVYAYLRNIYSSRRIEEFCRNDIRFMWLTGTRVPDHNTINRFRSSRLKDVLKTVFATIVKFLVAEGFVSLDVACTDGTKMEANANRYTFVWGKSIHTRISRIAEQLEEIWRYAESVTKQELRDSAPVTYQDITPEKVERALEQIHEALEGTDADRKVKAKVRRVRKAWPEQLKKYESQGKILDGRNSYSKTDPDATFMRMKEDHMRNGQLKPGYNPQVSTNRQFILNYTLHQCAGDTSTYPLHMEDFHSLYGRYPDVSVCDAGYGSEENYLYAFRHGIETFIKYNYFHKEQKRSFRNDPFLSANFYYNEETDGMYCPMGQRMERLSDVKRTTDNGFVQTVSRYRARNCKGCPLRCRCHRSRSERIVQVNHRLRKIKEREREKLLSEEGLKYRSQRPQDVEAVFGNLKNNKHFKRFHLRGLKKVEIEFGLLAIAHNLAKVAS